In Sphingobacterium thalpophilum, a genomic segment contains:
- a CDS encoding RagB/SusD family nutrient uptake outer membrane protein translates to MKNNKYIKVLLAGMILVSSCKKDYLNTSPTDSVELSKVFETTKNAEVAVNGLAKMMTQQYLGSQGFNGEGTIKMYYGNYPGNNFFVNLSGWADIINANYNQNLTSIYLYYPWFYYYKIIGNANQIVENIDAADGNLADKQFIKAQALTYRAYSYMMLAQIYGNRWSDSNNGQTNGLVLRKDVSTGDMPLSTLGQTYDLIYTDLNDAISLYESSKINRNPNANYQVNKDVAYAVYARAALNKQDYVNAEKYAILARANYKLMNNAEYKSGFANPNGEWIWSSYGASDETLYFYSFQSYIAYNSSASAVRTAPKCISRELFDKIPSTDIRRDLFLDPKGEAYTTATGLAGATMKARAFALYPELQANAVPYAYMNFKFKANDLPGVGNLNHFRASEMYLIEAEAKFFQNKAASEVQGVLNTLNATSGRNVNYVCTKTGTDLLNEIKLYRAVELWGEGFDWFDMKRWGDTIVRRNNANGGNFLTSLAVTINPQDKNKWTWSIPLRESDYNKGLK, encoded by the coding sequence ATGAAAAATAATAAATATATAAAAGTATTGTTAGCAGGAATGATTCTTGTTTCTTCTTGCAAAAAAGACTATCTAAATACAAGTCCTACAGATTCCGTTGAGCTTTCTAAAGTATTTGAGACGACAAAAAATGCTGAAGTAGCCGTTAACGGTTTGGCAAAAATGATGACCCAACAGTATTTAGGTAGCCAAGGCTTTAATGGAGAGGGGACAATCAAAATGTACTATGGGAACTATCCTGGAAACAATTTTTTTGTCAACTTAAGTGGCTGGGCAGACATTATTAATGCAAATTATAATCAAAACTTAACAAGTATTTACCTGTATTATCCTTGGTTTTATTACTACAAGATCATTGGTAACGCAAATCAAATTGTCGAAAATATTGATGCTGCGGATGGAAACTTAGCCGACAAACAATTTATAAAAGCGCAAGCATTGACTTACCGTGCTTACAGTTACATGATGTTAGCTCAGATCTATGGCAATAGATGGAGTGATTCCAATAATGGGCAGACAAATGGATTGGTTTTAAGAAAAGATGTGTCAACAGGAGACATGCCTTTATCTACCTTGGGCCAGACTTATGATTTGATCTATACGGATTTGAATGATGCTATTTCATTATATGAATCTTCAAAAATTAATCGTAATCCAAATGCCAATTATCAAGTGAATAAAGATGTTGCTTATGCGGTTTATGCTCGAGCTGCTTTGAACAAGCAGGATTATGTCAATGCTGAGAAATATGCAATTCTAGCGCGTGCTAATTATAAATTGATGAACAATGCGGAGTATAAAAGTGGCTTTGCAAATCCAAATGGAGAATGGATTTGGAGTAGCTACGGTGCGTCTGATGAAACATTATACTTCTATTCATTTCAATCGTATATTGCATATAATTCATCGGCAAGTGCTGTTAGAACAGCGCCAAAATGTATCAGTAGAGAATTGTTCGATAAAATTCCTTCAACAGATATTAGAAGAGATCTTTTCTTAGATCCGAAAGGCGAAGCGTATACAACAGCTACAGGATTGGCCGGAGCGACGATGAAGGCTAGGGCATTTGCCTTATATCCTGAATTACAGGCTAACGCTGTGCCATACGCTTACATGAATTTTAAGTTTAAAGCGAATGATCTACCAGGTGTTGGAAACTTAAATCACTTTAGGGCTTCCGAGATGTACCTCATTGAAGCTGAAGCGAAATTTTTCCAAAATAAAGCAGCAAGCGAAGTTCAAGGTGTGCTTAACACATTAAACGCTACTTCAGGAAGGAATGTGAATTATGTTTGTACAAAAACAGGGACAGATCTACTTAATGAAATTAAACTTTATCGCGCAGTTGAACTATGGGGCGAAGGATTCGATTGGTTTGATATGAAACGTTGGGGAGATACTATTGTGAGAAGAAATAACGCAAACGGGGGTAATTTCCTTACATCTTTAGCTGTTACAATTAATCCACAAGATAAAAATAAGTGGACTTGGTCTATCCCTCTTCGCGAAAGCGATTATAATAAGGGATTGAAATAA
- a CDS encoding SusD/RagB family nutrient-binding outer membrane lipoprotein has translation MNNKIKYLSIAMSTLLVASSCKKALDINDNPNSPTQSTPELVLPQAMVATALSVPTYNTYGGRLVGYYATSGGVSGWGDMITYDFSTGFMTGLWSTPYNTLTDLQYVVEKAGEGKALFVQAAEVMKVYNYANLVDTYNDVPYSDALKGAASLTPKYDKAADIYVDLAKKLDAAVAFFKSATASDDFKTADVIFKGNTTSWAKFANTLKLRLVLRAGSKATFANKTIDNIGVIESDVIVQPVFTKIAGKQNPMWNTWAYGADNAAVGTWGTQFIPTNYIMAFYDGFKISDSERASLVFANGISTNKNQLGNVDNPPTGVAPSAWVMRPVSGTISGTNYRGLGVIKGPAAGQPLMLAAESQFLAAEAALDGLISGGDEASRTYFRKGIMASYNYLYMNEGDAPTKSAADAQAYLTKYETDNNDTYLVKFVDYLDQSNPNKPERKETGKEQKREAIITQKYIALNFLFGHEAWNEFRRSGYPKNVGLNTTANARTTFVSIASRATSEDKLPTRILYPNTEFSYNAANVPADINKYSSKIFWAK, from the coding sequence ATGAACAATAAAATAAAATATTTATCCATAGCAATGTCTACTTTATTGGTAGCTTCTTCCTGTAAAAAGGCTTTGGATATCAATGATAATCCAAATTCACCGACTCAGTCGACCCCAGAGCTTGTTTTGCCTCAAGCTATGGTTGCAACAGCGCTTTCTGTTCCAACATATAATACCTATGGCGGACGATTAGTAGGTTATTATGCTACATCGGGCGGGGTCTCTGGTTGGGGTGATATGATTACCTACGATTTTTCAACCGGGTTTATGACTGGCTTGTGGAGTACTCCATATAATACATTGACTGATCTTCAGTATGTTGTAGAAAAAGCAGGCGAAGGGAAAGCCCTTTTTGTACAAGCTGCAGAGGTCATGAAAGTGTATAATTATGCGAATCTTGTGGATACCTATAATGATGTTCCTTATTCAGATGCGTTAAAGGGCGCTGCTTCGCTAACTCCTAAATACGACAAGGCAGCTGATATCTATGTCGATCTTGCTAAAAAATTGGATGCAGCAGTGGCTTTCTTTAAATCGGCTACTGCTAGTGATGATTTTAAAACTGCAGATGTTATATTCAAAGGTAATACGACCTCGTGGGCTAAATTTGCTAATACATTGAAATTGAGGTTGGTGTTAAGAGCTGGTAGTAAAGCTACATTTGCTAATAAGACAATAGATAATATTGGCGTTATTGAAAGCGATGTAATTGTACAACCTGTATTTACCAAAATTGCGGGTAAGCAAAATCCGATGTGGAATACTTGGGCTTATGGCGCTGATAATGCCGCTGTGGGAACATGGGGAACCCAATTTATTCCTACCAATTATATAATGGCTTTCTACGATGGTTTTAAAATATCTGACTCGGAACGTGCATCATTAGTCTTCGCAAATGGAATATCAACCAATAAAAATCAACTTGGAAATGTTGATAATCCTCCAACTGGAGTTGCGCCATCTGCCTGGGTCATGCGTCCAGTCTCGGGTACGATAAGCGGTACAAATTATAGAGGGTTAGGCGTTATCAAAGGTCCTGCTGCTGGTCAACCATTGATGTTAGCTGCAGAAAGTCAATTTTTGGCTGCTGAAGCTGCATTAGACGGACTTATTTCTGGTGGAGATGAAGCATCCCGAACTTATTTTAGAAAGGGAATAATGGCATCTTATAACTACTTATACATGAATGAAGGTGATGCGCCTACTAAAAGTGCAGCTGATGCTCAAGCTTATTTAACGAAATATGAAACTGATAATAATGATACTTATTTAGTGAAATTTGTAGATTATTTAGATCAGTCTAACCCTAATAAACCTGAAAGAAAAGAGACTGGGAAAGAACAAAAACGCGAAGCTATCATAACACAAAAGTATATTGCTTTGAATTTTCTATTTGGCCATGAGGCATGGAATGAATTTCGTCGCAGTGGATATCCAAAGAATGTTGGTTTAAACACTACTGCGAATGCTAGAACGACGTTTGTTTCAATAGCGTCACGTGCAACCTCGGAAGACAAATTACCAACTAGAATATTATATCCAAATACTGAATTTAGTTATAATGCAGCAAATGTTCCTGCAGATATAAATAAGTATTCTTCTAAAATATTTTGGGCTAAATAA
- a CDS encoding DUF1735 domain-containing protein yields the protein MKKIIKYIFLALASPLVLTSCLKDKDLIGPDADGAVANIIEFGDVSVPISNESSSIPLYSLAFNIAPTGVVNLKLKCVGAKTAESDIKVTIAVDNSLLEKYNDENETEYEAMPASQYSLSTTEAVIKKGEREVAVPINLKPDQFTFDADYAVGLAIKTVSSGEISGNFGKIILNLGAKNFFDGVYKYTTSANTALVPNANKTVKLVTIGSNKCMLDPGLLGTYSNQVNYTIDQATNKITVEMFSLLPIATKSTSVYDPATKTLTVNWTSNGGARTFEEKFVYTGSR from the coding sequence ATGAAAAAAATAATAAAATATATTTTCTTAGCGTTAGCTTCTCCATTAGTGCTAACGTCTTGTTTAAAGGATAAAGACTTAATAGGACCGGATGCTGATGGTGCTGTTGCGAATATTATAGAGTTTGGGGATGTATCTGTCCCAATATCTAATGAATCAAGTTCTATACCTTTATACTCTTTAGCATTTAATATTGCTCCTACTGGAGTAGTAAATTTGAAATTGAAATGTGTTGGAGCTAAAACAGCAGAAAGTGATATTAAAGTAACAATAGCTGTTGACAACTCATTGCTAGAAAAATATAATGACGAAAATGAAACCGAATATGAGGCGATGCCTGCTTCACAATATAGTTTAAGTACAACTGAAGCGGTAATAAAAAAGGGTGAAAGAGAAGTTGCGGTCCCAATTAATTTGAAACCGGATCAGTTTACTTTTGATGCTGATTATGCTGTTGGTTTAGCTATAAAGACAGTGTCTTCTGGAGAGATTTCGGGAAATTTTGGCAAGATTATATTGAATTTAGGAGCTAAAAACTTCTTTGACGGTGTTTACAAATATACGACATCTGCGAATACGGCTTTGGTACCTAATGCAAATAAAACGGTTAAGTTAGTAACTATCGGAAGTAATAAATGTATGTTGGACCCTGGCTTGTTAGGTACTTATTCAAATCAAGTAAACTATACAATTGATCAGGCTACTAATAAAATTACTGTGGAAATGTTTTCGCTTCTGCCAATAGCGACTAAGTCCACCAGTGTTTATGATCCAGCAACGAAGACATTGACGGTTAACTGGACGTCAAATGGTGGAGCCAGAACGTTTGAAGAAAAGTTTGTTTACACTGGATCAAGATAG
- a CDS encoding VOC family protein, which translates to MNYKSLNPILYTKSLDQTIQFYAEKLGFTCVEKNEALNWALLRSGTIEIMFSHPGESIAFETAQFTGSLYFNIADVDNLWESLKDNVKICYEIATFEWGMREFAIYDNNGYVLQFGEKI; encoded by the coding sequence ATGAACTACAAAAGCTTAAATCCAATATTATATACAAAAAGCTTAGATCAAACTATTCAGTTCTATGCTGAAAAACTCGGGTTTACATGTGTTGAAAAAAACGAAGCATTGAACTGGGCTCTACTGCGAAGTGGAACCATCGAAATCATGTTTTCGCATCCTGGCGAAAGCATTGCTTTTGAAACAGCACAATTTACCGGGTCCCTTTATTTTAACATAGCGGATGTTGATAATTTATGGGAAAGTTTGAAAGATAATGTCAAAATATGTTATGAAATAGCAACTTTCGAATGGGGAATGCGCGAGTTTGCTATTTATGATAATAATGGATATGTGCTTCAGTTTGGTGAAAAAATATAG
- a CDS encoding TonB-dependent receptor translates to MKHKLLSFFVGSMILSSVAFAQEKKVSGRVTGADGKPLVGVTIAVQGSNIATQTDANGKYSLSVPVGKVMVFRYVGHSDKTIIVKDGQSLFNVSLEDQNTALDEVVVVAYGTAKKESVTGSVTSVSAKDIEKRPVTNAFAALEGSAAGIQLNNTSGMPGAEPSIRIRGFSSLNGSNNPLYVVDGVPFGGNISDINPNDVESISVLKDASSSALYGSRASNGVIIITTKKGKAGRSQVNISTDQGFYSRGIAEYDRVNDRQFMEAMWQGYRNSLLTNNSASYPTVQSANNEATKSLVSNYLKLNIYDKADDKLFDSNGKLVSDAQIKSGYADDLDWFKEVDRVGHRQNYNIDGTTATDKAKVFYSTGYLDEKGYIKNSGLKRFTGRLNAELQAKDWFKYGFNLAGSHQISNQISGSTDDASSFVNPYNYARSIAPIYPIHLHNADGSYALDEAGKIQYDNGESTRLQYVGRHTIWENELNRDQTIRNTVNGRGFLEFKFLKDFTLTLNGDLNLRNSERRTYNNAIIGDGAGQGRAARNIYRYKNYTVQQLLTWNKDFGLHHLDILAGHENYSDNWSYLYGYKTDEIFEGQTDMVNFTKITSLYDYQEDYRVESFLSRARYNYAGKYFAEASFRRDGSSRFSPDNRWGNFWSLGGSWSVSKEDFFKDMLNTVNDLKVRASYGEVGNDESASKYSYLSLYELSQNANAGAVFKNQNPSPDLIWETSSSFSAAVEARLFKRANLSFEYFNKQSQNLIFDFNLPLSAGATSSSSAVSTVTRNIGSMSNRGFELTFDVDVLKGDGWRWNVGANATWLTNKILSLPEENRENGIVTGNFKWVEGGSRYDFWLFKYAGVDQMTGRSLYLADTERFNVNGSAPGKAEIPKAELVEINGKYYVTNASSYGLRGWSGSVIPKMNGSFNTSFEYKNFSFSALFTYAIGGKIYDSSYASLMAMSGTPSALHTDIMKSWNGIPDGMTASSADRLDVNGIPSINFSQSSMNNYATSDRFLTDGSYLVIKNIAVGYSLPKTLISKIDLSSVRVVAGIENLSTMTKRKGMNPQQQWNGTSTNAWVTPRTISFGVKIGL, encoded by the coding sequence ATGAAACACAAACTACTCAGTTTTTTCGTGGGGAGTATGATCCTGTCGTCTGTTGCTTTTGCGCAAGAGAAGAAAGTAAGCGGTCGTGTAACTGGCGCTGACGGGAAACCGTTGGTAGGAGTTACAATTGCTGTTCAAGGATCAAACATTGCTACTCAAACAGATGCAAATGGAAAATATTCTTTATCAGTTCCTGTTGGTAAAGTAATGGTTTTCAGGTATGTCGGTCATTCTGATAAGACTATAATCGTTAAAGATGGACAGTCATTATTCAACGTGTCACTAGAGGATCAGAATACAGCATTAGATGAGGTTGTCGTAGTCGCTTATGGTACTGCCAAAAAAGAATCTGTGACTGGATCCGTAACCTCCGTCTCTGCTAAAGATATCGAAAAGAGACCAGTTACCAATGCATTTGCAGCTTTAGAGGGATCTGCTGCTGGTATTCAACTGAACAATACTTCTGGTATGCCAGGTGCAGAACCTAGTATACGGATACGTGGATTTTCATCATTGAATGGATCTAACAACCCGCTGTATGTCGTGGACGGTGTACCTTTTGGTGGTAATATTTCCGATATCAACCCCAATGATGTGGAAAGTATTTCAGTGTTAAAAGATGCTTCATCATCTGCACTTTATGGAAGTCGGGCTAGTAATGGGGTTATTATTATTACCACCAAGAAGGGTAAGGCTGGCCGTTCTCAGGTTAATATCTCAACAGACCAAGGTTTCTACTCGAGAGGTATTGCCGAATACGATCGCGTGAATGATAGACAATTTATGGAAGCCATGTGGCAGGGATATAGAAATAGTTTACTAACTAACAATTCGGCATCCTATCCAACAGTTCAATCTGCAAATAATGAAGCAACCAAATCTTTGGTGAGCAATTATTTGAAATTAAACATCTATGATAAAGCTGATGATAAATTATTTGATTCCAATGGAAAGCTTGTCTCTGATGCCCAGATAAAAAGTGGATATGCAGACGACTTGGATTGGTTTAAAGAAGTAGATCGCGTTGGACATCGTCAAAATTATAACATTGATGGAACTACCGCTACAGATAAAGCAAAGGTTTTTTATTCGACAGGATACCTGGACGAGAAAGGATACATTAAAAATTCGGGTTTAAAAAGATTTACTGGACGATTAAATGCCGAACTTCAAGCTAAAGATTGGTTCAAGTATGGCTTTAACTTAGCAGGTTCACATCAGATCTCAAATCAAATTAGCGGTTCTACTGACGATGCAAGTTCATTTGTTAATCCGTATAACTATGCAAGATCGATAGCACCAATCTATCCAATTCATTTGCATAACGCAGACGGATCTTATGCATTGGACGAGGCCGGAAAAATACAGTATGATAACGGTGAATCTACAAGATTGCAATATGTAGGAAGACATACCATTTGGGAAAATGAATTAAACAGAGACCAAACGATTCGTAATACAGTAAATGGTAGAGGCTTTCTTGAATTCAAGTTTCTGAAAGATTTTACATTGACTTTAAACGGTGATTTAAATCTTCGCAATTCAGAACGTCGTACGTATAATAACGCAATAATAGGGGATGGTGCAGGTCAGGGTAGAGCGGCTAGGAATATTTATCGCTACAAAAACTATACAGTTCAACAATTATTGACTTGGAACAAAGATTTTGGTTTACACCATCTGGATATATTGGCAGGACATGAGAATTATTCTGACAACTGGAGTTATCTATATGGCTATAAAACAGATGAAATTTTTGAAGGCCAAACGGATATGGTTAATTTTACCAAAATCACGTCGCTTTATGACTATCAAGAAGATTATCGTGTAGAAAGTTTCTTGTCTCGCGCTCGTTATAATTACGCGGGTAAATATTTTGCGGAAGCATCTTTTAGAAGAGATGGCTCATCTCGATTCAGCCCAGACAATCGTTGGGGTAACTTTTGGTCATTAGGCGGTAGCTGGAGCGTATCTAAAGAGGATTTCTTTAAAGATATGCTGAATACTGTTAATGATTTGAAGGTTCGAGCATCTTACGGTGAAGTAGGTAATGATGAAAGTGCAAGTAAGTATTCTTATTTATCCTTATATGAGTTAAGCCAGAATGCGAATGCAGGTGCGGTATTTAAAAACCAAAACCCTTCACCTGACTTAATTTGGGAAACCTCTAGTTCGTTCTCTGCGGCAGTAGAAGCCCGGTTATTTAAACGAGCAAATTTAAGCTTTGAATACTTTAACAAGCAGTCTCAAAACTTGATTTTTGATTTTAATCTTCCATTGTCTGCTGGAGCAACATCATCTTCGAGTGCAGTTTCAACAGTAACAAGGAATATTGGTTCAATGTCAAATAGGGGCTTCGAGTTAACTTTTGATGTAGACGTGTTAAAGGGTGATGGATGGAGATGGAATGTTGGTGCGAATGCAACTTGGTTGACGAATAAAATATTATCACTACCTGAAGAAAATAGGGAGAACGGAATTGTAACTGGTAATTTCAAATGGGTTGAAGGTGGAAGCCGTTATGACTTCTGGTTGTTTAAGTATGCGGGTGTAGATCAGATGACTGGTCGTTCACTTTACCTGGCAGATACAGAGCGTTTTAATGTGAATGGTTCTGCACCAGGAAAAGCGGAGATCCCTAAAGCGGAACTTGTTGAAATTAATGGAAAATACTATGTAACTAATGCTTCTAGCTATGGTCTAAGGGGCTGGTCTGGATCGGTTATTCCTAAAATGAATGGAAGTTTCAATACCAGCTTTGAGTATAAAAACTTCAGCTTCTCAGCGTTATTCACTTACGCTATCGGTGGTAAAATATACGATTCTTCCTATGCTAGTTTAATGGCCATGTCCGGTACGCCAAGTGCGCTGCACACGGATATCATGAAATCGTGGAACGGTATTCCAGATGGAATGACAGCCTCCTCGGCGGATAGGTTGGATGTAAATGGTATCCCTTCTATCAACTTTTCTCAAAGTAGTATGAATAATTATGCTACTAGTGATCGTTTCTTAACTGATGGATCATATTTGGTTATCAAGAATATTGCGGTAGGTTATAGTTTGCCAAAAACATTGATTAGTAAAATAGATTTGTCTTCCGTGAGAGTTGTTGCTGGAATTGAAAACTTGTCTACAATGACAAAACGTAAAGGAATGAACCCGCAACAGCAATGGAATGGTACCAGCACAAATGCTTGGGTTACTCCACGTACCATTTCTTTTGGTGTAAAAATTGGATTATAA
- a CDS encoding energy transducer TonB has protein sequence MKPLIFSLIGMLSCVFSFGQENAALPKIGYDSFVKQVNRSFKLTDSEISKDISGEIILDIRVNEFGKIDSADIAKDIEKGMGIRLLKAVKMSGDWEPATKNGKPIASWVRFPYKVLSFKESANSAAIVKAEPIEGMSTFIEKFYKNFQYPPEALKAGLSGDYELNFIVKEDGKITGVKLKDDPGYGVLTSAQRALNRAGKWKPATQNGEAVKSSVVVPFKLNLKEFRTHI, from the coding sequence ATGAAACCACTAATTTTTAGCTTAATCGGAATGCTTAGTTGCGTATTCTCCTTTGGACAGGAAAATGCAGCCCTACCAAAAATAGGATATGACAGTTTTGTCAAACAGGTCAATCGTTCTTTCAAATTAACGGATAGTGAGATCTCTAAAGATATTTCAGGGGAAATCATATTGGACATCCGTGTAAATGAATTTGGAAAAATTGATTCAGCTGATATCGCGAAGGATATTGAAAAAGGGATGGGGATACGTTTGTTGAAGGCTGTTAAAATGTCTGGGGATTGGGAACCTGCTACGAAAAATGGAAAACCGATTGCTTCTTGGGTACGTTTTCCTTACAAAGTGTTGAGCTTTAAAGAGTCTGCAAATTCAGCTGCAATAGTAAAAGCAGAACCAATTGAAGGCATGTCTACTTTCATTGAAAAATTCTATAAAAATTTCCAATATCCACCTGAAGCACTGAAAGCAGGTTTGTCTGGTGACTATGAGTTAAATTTTATTGTGAAAGAAGATGGGAAAATTACTGGTGTTAAATTAAAAGATGATCCTGGTTATGGCGTATTAACGAGTGCGCAACGCGCCCTTAACAGAGCAGGTAAGTGGAAGCCGGCAACCCAAAACGGGGAGGCTGTAAAGTCTTCTGTTGTTGTTCCATTCAAATTGAATTTGAAAGAATTCAGAACACATATCTAG